The DNA window TATGAAAAGGAAGATCATTATCACCACCGGCAATACTGGGAACGTCTCGGAACAGTCCTCGCATCTattaaaaacaaagaaatatatATTGGCAAATATGTTACATAAACTAATCAAGGACTTAAAGagtggatgaattgagtattgtactgtgttctctgatgttaaaatagtattctcattgagctcaatgcaattcaaaccaacTAATTAGCTaccagctaataactgaaataaaaccatgccaatctcttggtatgatgAAGGGTTGCGATGATGTgaggttattttaattccaaaggccaaggggactttactTTAGTGTCCTGGattcatgaaataactggcctttaaaaataaaaatctgcctgccctatatgggaatttaacataggcaTTCCAATACTTATCATACTTATGACCtttgtattttaaggaaaacatttatttatttacaatacattattaattcacaaagaaaattgatgtccttaaaggttgaatatttccttttttttcccatttaagatcaatttccaaaagatgattttatattgtcaactttagcatgtgttccaatacttttgaaGGGCACTGTATATTCAACCTTGATTtagaaaaaataaactcaattggaATTTCataagcccaattaaaaccttatatttaggctgggtattgaaatggtccttttgactaacCCTCTGTAGCAACCACAATTGAAcgtcaatggctttgcgatatctGACATCACATGTACGCGTTTTTGTAATTCAAccattttttagtggctatttctaagttcaagatttccatatggAGGGCACAtacatgcctcatgttcatgatacaGTAGCtatttggttatgcacaacctctccttaATACTGTAAAACCAAGACagaaatggtttccattctatgtgTCCTTTAAAGAAAATATGGTCTCAAAGTAGTTTGATAAATTATGTCTATTACTGTATCTTACTTTTCATTCAATGCAGATTACATTGAGGGTATATTATGTATTACAACACATTTGAATTACCTGTCACCTTCTGTAGTAGAACCTGTGGTTGCAGTTGGAGTTGTGGAACTATGATGCAAAGTGATCAATGGAAAATATGAGATGCAGAAACGAACACCAAATAACCAGATTTACTGCACAGTGGTATATAGTTTCTCTACCTTGTGTCGACTTCGCATGGAAATGACTTTTGATTTTGAAGGAGATATGAAATATCTAAAGGAAGACATCTAAATATTAAACACTATTTCATTACGCTAATAATAAAGCTATTATCGGCAAAAAAGTCTGTTACCTTGCATGTCAAAGAGAAGAAACAAGTCCCCTCCCTTTACAAATGATCTTCTTCTAAAGTCCTCTAGTTCCATCCAGTATTTCTTGCGATAGCCCAGATTAGCAAACAGAGGTTCACCATTCTCATCTATTCCATCATATGTTCCATTTAAACAAGGGTTGTCCCAATACATTGGTGCTGCACATGGGGAAAAACAGTGATGtcattccattgttttcatgtTGCAACCAAACATTATGCAAGGCCTtccaaggcaaggcaaggcctATTATGGTAGAAAATACAATATAGTGGAGGTTTATGCACTCAACAAAGATTCCAAGGATTCAAAAGCTACTTCATTTTTGAAAATCGGCCATTTCTATCAGAAGTGATATGACAAATTTCTTATTTCTTACGACAGTTCCGGGTTGCCATCACATCTATCTTTAAATGTGTTTGCGCATGCTTGTGCATATTTATTGAATGGTCCCCCATGAAtcaaattacacaaaacttggcatacattcagagggtgtcataatgcaGTTGTGTGCAGTTTTGAATCTGTCAACCAAAGACACCtgtgattacaatgcctcaattttgctttttcatttttgactaaGTGACACTATACATTAAATGAGATGGTtaatgggatgggttgacattgCCCCTAGAACCTATGGTTCTTGAGATGTTCACAGAAAATGGTGTCTGGCCATCGGTCACTAAATATACacataatgtaatgtattttaTGGCTCCCCATGAACGTAGTTCAACAAAACTtagcatgcattcagagggtgtcataatggaCCTACACTTCCAATTTTGTGCAATTTTGACAATGTCagagatacctgcgattacaacacttcatttttgctttttcatttttgactaaGTGGTGCCACTTCGCtgcgcggcggtcataataagaaAAAGTACAAACACTTAAGGACCCTATGCAGCTTCGCTGTTTGGCCCCCAATTAATTAGTGGGATTATGCCAATAATACACAACATTTCAAAATGTCTCTGTAGCAACGACATTGCACAACAAATAAATGAGATAACGTACTGTATGATGTTTAACTACAACATTATTCATCATTTTCAATGTCATGATTTCTATTGAGGGTTGTGCCTCTTTTACCATTTCCATTTGCTGAATCCGTGGTGAAGCTGAATTGGTTAGACATGCGTTGCCTAATGTCAGGGGTCTGGTCCAGGACAAGTAAAGTCATCTGCCTCCACTCCAGAGGCCACTGAAGCTGGTCATCAAAATCCCCAGACACCAGACGAATATTTGCAGACATAAATACATAGTGAATTTCTAGAAAAATCTGGTACCTATAGCCATCACTGGTATAGTATGTTGGACTGTATATAATTGTTTCAGGTTCACTCATAAGTTTTTCAAAGTTCCTGATCTGCCATGTTTGATGAGGGCATTCGGTTTCTGACAGATTGATGTCATCCACAGAGAACCCACCACTGGACTCTCCTGTTCCTTTGCGAGCCTCAAACTCCACCTGAAACGTCTTAGTGGCGTTCAGAGGAACATAGTGGAGTTGCCAATAATCCGCTGGAGAACCTACGAGAAGAAGAGGTCGCTGATATGGTTTAACTTAAATGATTCATGTAACCAGCATTCTTAGCTCCACCTAGGAGGTTATGTTTATCTGTAAACAGGATCATGCAAAAACTACTGGACTGATTTTCAAGAAACTTAAAACAATCAAAGAGTAAAACCGAACGAAAAGCACAATAAACTGTGGACTGGATCCAAATCCATAAACATAGTTTTCAGTGCTGTGATAAATGGACTTTACAGAGATCTACCCGAACCCTTACCTGTAACCTGGCCCATGAGTCTGCGAGTTCCCATGGTGTCGTATTCACTATCAAACTCGGTCATCCAGATGTTGAGCTGATCCATTTCATTCCCACTATTGTAATAGAAGAACTCAAGGCACTGGATGTTGCTAGTTCTTCTAGGAGTCAACCTCCTGGCCTGCAGTATGGAGAATTTCCTTTGCCCCCTTTTTGTGTTGGAATGCATGAAAAAGCTGGAATCTAttcattaaacaaacaaacaaaattgtgtaaaaaacaattgttttttttttaatggattaGTGTCATGTTTATCAGAATGCTACTGGATCCTTGCTGAATAGTCCTAGAGGCACACCTTGTCATCAGGCAAGGCAGGCAACTGCTTGGAGCCCCGCGCCACTAGGGGGCccaagttttttgttttgttattagcAAACGActtgcaccattgagatcaatatcagagaatgtctaataaggggagaactgccactgtcgttatacttccggttttgaaatggttgcagttccacgctggttccattagaggcgctacatttggagtgcagaatgcatggcggtctatggagcaatacccctcaaaatccgcttttctcaaaatataattttttgtcaatgaatttgaatgttgttttcgaaaggggatgcaaagaaattacgtattgcgtggtgtttgattttttagagtcacttgtttgctttaaaacgtctttGGAGGGCTGAACTGGCACTGATACTATACAGGGGATCCTATCTGTAGATGTTTTTGAGCATTACTTTGAGATTTCATGCCCAGGTAGGTGTGATCAGATTGAGGACCTCCACCAGCACGGCGCACTCTCTTCCATCCGGCTGAACTCATCTCACACATGTCCTCGTCAAAGCTGCAGTGGTTCAGGAAGGAGATTGAGTCTTCTGGCAACGGAATTCAACATTGTTAGAGAGTAATGGAAAACATGCAATGGGAATATGTATATAGAACACAATATACAATATGAGTAACTGCATTTAAATACTGTAGCCCCATTTACATGGATCCAATTAGAATCGGTATAAtggctcaa is part of the Sardina pilchardus chromosome 22, fSarPil1.1, whole genome shotgun sequence genome and encodes:
- the LOC134070596 gene encoding meprin A subunit beta-like translates to MITQGNSGQRVPNACQYGGLDLFEGDIRISRRGRSIRSEQHRWPLPVPYDLEESLDINAKGVILRAFEQFRLKTCIDFRPRCQFEQYIAIKNDTGCWSYIGRTMWRQELSIDSDCVTVASVEHELMHALGFWHEQSRYDRDNYISINWENIEAGEEDNFKIKTNDTNSTMDTPYDYLSVMHYYKDAFSNGNGSTIITKLPEFQDVIGQRLDMSHYDVEELNKLYGCKDSISFLNHCSFDEDMCEMSSAGWKRVRRAGGGPQSDHTYLGMKSQNSSFFMHSNTKRGQRKFSILQARRLTPRRTSNIQCLEFFYYNSGNEMDQLNIWMTEFDSEYDTMGTRRLMGQVTGSPADYWQLHYVPLNATKTFQVEFEARKGTGESSGGFSVDDINLSETECPHQTWQIRNFEKLMSEPETIIYSPTYYTSDGYRYQIFLEIHYVFMSANIRLVSGDFDDQLQWPLEWRQMTLLVLDQTPDIRQRMSNQFSFTTDSANGNGKRGTTLNRNHDIENDE